Genomic segment of Populus nigra chromosome 14, ddPopNigr1.1, whole genome shotgun sequence:
GATAATTTTTGTCTTGGATTAATGATCGGAAAAagatatttaagaaaattacagggtcaatttttttaaaaaaaaatcaaatgataatattaaaaaaaaataaattaaaaaaatatcaatcattgttaatttttcaaactcgtgacttggATCATCATACGTACCACAAACATTATACATGAAAAACTATGAAgtttaatctctaaaaaataaaatctttatcaACACGCAttgcaccataaaaaaaaagtttgttgactagaaaaattaataagaggTAATTCGAGGAGGAGAAGAATGAGCTCTTGGTAGGGTTTAACCttgcataataataaaaaaaatagatccacCAATAATAAATCACCCCATCTTCGTCAACACGAGTTGCAccattataaagaaaaatggtGGCTCatccaacaacataaaaaaggaGCAATCTTGGTTATCAGAAGACATCACATGTGTCAATCAAAATACACAGATGTTTTTCACATATCGGCAAATATACCAcaaatattaacaattttttagattaaaaaattaatttagctaaCTTAAAAGAGAAAAGTGTCGAACTTGGAATTCACAGAAAAACCTATATGGAAAGATTAAAATATCTTTCTatggcttaattttttattattttactgtattttaaaataaaatgatcaaaatagcACTTTTAGCttgctttaaattttatgatatagaGAGTAATTGGATTATTTTAGTGCACTCAAAGATAATTATACCCCccatataaatctttaatagtTAATGCTTaaggtaaaaaaactaaaatatcctCGCCAATTTTttttgcctatatatatatatatatctgcagCAGCCCAAGCCCAGTGATTCACCAGACAAGACCATATTAAAAGGTCCAACAATAATTGTCTGTTTGATGTCCAGACAGGACCCAAGTGGCAGTTCTTCTTCAGCTCTCACCGAAAACCCCCAACGTTAAACCCTACTAAGAGCTCCCTCTCCCTTCAAACCTCTCTTCACCCAGCCAGCCAGCCCGCCCCCGTGCAGTCTTTCTTTCTctgctaaaaaaaatcaatcttttctGGGTTTCTGTTATTTTGcactgaaaattaattaatatcagCAATAACCATGAAAAACAAGAATCCAAGGAAGATGGGAGGCCCCCCAGGAAAAAACAAGAGGGGCAGCAGCAAATTCTCTATGAATAGAGATCCCTTTTTCAGCAACAGCAAAAGACGCAAGAAGGATGAAGATGAGGTTATCGAATCCGAGGAGGAGGAGTTGGACGGAGGAATGCTCAATGGTGGAGGAGAATcaggggaggaggaggaggaggaggaggaattaGAACCGGAGGAGACGGCGGAAGAGAAGAGGCAGCGGATTGCGAAAGAGTTGGTGGATAATcttagaaagagagagagggagctTGAGGATGAGGAGGATGAAGAGGGGGAGAGAGTGTTTGAGAAGGAAGGTGAGAGGGATTCTTTTGTGGCTAAAAAATTGATGCAGCAACAGCTTGAGGATAGTGGTCGTTTGAGGAGAGCCATTGCTTCTAggtacaatttttttcttttgtatatgcagtttttcttttgcaatttatgaattttaagaaGTAAACAATTCtgggttttttatttactatacTATTTCTATGTTATTATTTGTAtcgtttgttttgattttgcgGCCAAATGGAATCCTCGAGCCAGTTTTCAACCACACATTTTTTTGGTATCTGAAAAGAGTTATCTTGTAGCATTTTGATGATCTGTTTCTTAATTTGCAAATTTTTGAACTTTGCACAAACCTCTCCAACTGTATACTTTTTCtattattgattgattgttttacTTAACTTGCTAAAGCTTAATTGGGATTTTTCTAGAGTGCTACTTAGATGATGTGGGCTAATCAAATTTAATGGTTGCGTTGAGAGTTTTTTTGAAAGCCAATGTACACTTTTTTTCTGTTAATGTCTTAAAGCAGGGGACTTTAAAAGACATCTTTATATGTATTATATATTGTGATGGCATGcatgtgttttttgtttagaatgCTTACATTCATGAGTACCTAGGATTCAAAAGCCAGAGAGTGTCAATGGATTTGAGATCCTAGTGAAGCATCGGCAATCTGTTACTGCTATATGCCTTTCTGATGATGACTCAAAGGGCTTTTCTGCTTCCAAAGATGGCACGATTTTGCATTGGGATGTAGACAGTGGAAAAGCTGAAAGATACCAATGGCCTAATGAGGAAATACTAAGATCCCATGGGTCCAAGAATCCAGAAGGACGAGCAACTAAGCATAGCAGGAATGTTTTGGCGTTGTCTGTTAGCACTGATGGTCGGTATTTGGCAAGTGGAGGCTTGGATCGACATGTTCATTTGTGGGACACCCGTACACGAGAACATATTCAggtagatataattttttttctctctttcttattAGATGCCATTCTtacagaaaaatgaaaaggcaTTTCGGCTGTGTGCTATATTagctagatttaataaatttatatcacTAGCATATTGAGTcatttcctatcaaattttgtGTTCGCCAAAGCAGTCTTGTATATCTCCAAACTCATCACGCCACCACTCTTTTGAAGTCTAGGGACTGTAATGGCAACTTATAAACCATTTTCCATCGTGCCTTGAATGTTTACCTCTTCTTACTAATTCAACTACCACAACAGTATTGTTCTGTTATCTACGTGACCACCTCTTGGCAATGTACTAATCATTTCGTTTTCATGTTGAATTCTATAAACTGATTTTTTAGCACGAAACAATTGGTCAGTTATCCATACTTCTTGGAGGAAAATGTACCCAACACATCGTTGTTCCATTCCATGGAATCACACAATTCTAAATCTATTGTTAGGCATCAGAATATCACCAGCAAAGTAAAGCATTAAATGAATACTATAAACTCATTATTGTTGATACTGCTTGTGTCGGTGTTTATTTAACCATACTTCATTTGCGTATTCTCTAGTTCTATGAAAAACATTacagattaaaatattttcaaccagACATCCAGAGCTCTTAAATATTATCAAGTGAATGATCATGGCccgttggtttttttttctttcagccTTCTGTATGATTTTGACTGTAGTAAGCTAAAGAACATGAAATATGTGGACCATAAATCAAATGGCAGTACTTGAATGAATTTTGCATATACCTGTTAAGCagttcatcatttaattttggtAGAAGAATGAATAATTTAATACTTGATATGAGATAGACTTTAATCAATATTCTTACCTTTGGTAGTGTAGGAGCATTGTCActttggaaacaaaaaaaagttaaatcccACTTCTTCTCAATCTGAGAAAAAGTCCACCCGCAAACaccccaaaaatcatccatctTGAGGAACATCAAGAAAATGTTTCGTTCAGATAAATCTTCAAAGCCATATacatatgcatgcatgcatgattgACTTTGATTAGATATGCACCATAGAGTGgattttgatttcataaaagCATCTCTTTTCACCTGTGTGCTTATCTTGTGAATGCATTAAAAATTGCTGAGCTTTCTGCTGTCTCTCACTTGCTATTTTCCGTTATTATGTATTTTACAGGCCTTCCCAGGTCATAAAGGTCCTGTCTCATGTTTGACTTTTAGGCAAGGGAGTTCAGAACTTTTTTCTGGTTCATTTGATCGATCAATCAAGATATGGAATGTAGAAGATAGAGCTTACATGAACACATTGTTTGGTCACCAAAGTGAAGTGTTAGCAATCGATTGTTTGTGGCAAGAACGAGTGCTTGCTGTTGGGCGTGATCGGAGCATGCAATTGTTTAAGGTatacaaaataatgttttgacaTTCACTTGACCCGTATTAAAGAAGGCTTTACTGGTTGCACAAAGCTAAGTTTATGTCTGAAAATTAATTTGCAAGGACTCTTTCTTTTGAAGTTGTGGCACACCTATTCAAATTCTCCAATTTCATTTTACTAAATTTGTGAGATGGCATGAATTTTTGTATATGCTCTtgtttcatgtattttttcaattgtacTTACCTTTTTCATATTCTGTGAATAGGTCCATGATGAGTCAAGGCTGATATTTCGTTCTTCGACATCATCTTTGGAGTGTTGCTGTTTTGTTGACAACAGCGAATTTCTATCTGGATCAGATGATGGAAATATTGCACTTTGGGGCGTACAAAAGAAGAAGCCTGTGTACATTGTTAAGAATGCTCATGCTTTGTTGAATGATGTCAATAATGGTGAACTGAAGGATAGAGGAAGAAATTACAATGGTCATATTGGTAAATAAATGAAACTCCTAGCTGTCCTTTCACTGTTTCTTTGGGGAAAATAGAATATGACTGttgatttgaaatattatttggtgTCACTACCTGATTTCTTAGTTTGCATTGTGTTTGGTGGATGAACACCTAACCTGTGCTAATTAAATCTTGCTGTTTGTCTATCTGCTTAGAATTTTCAGATTGATTTGTCCTCTACTGACCTGGAAACTATTGTTGTTGTGCAGCATCTTCCTGGGTAAGTTCAGTTGGTGTATGTAGAGGCAGTGACCTTGCTGCCTCTGGAGCTGGGAATGGCTATGTCCACTTATGGGCTATTGAAGGTGCTGGCAAAGGCATTCGGCCCTTGTATGATCTTCCATTGGTGAGTGTGCCCTGCACTATGCAACTGAATAACATCTTTGATTACTCTTGGGTTATGTTAGTAATGACATGGAAACACGCTGAATTAACTGAGATATATGTTAGTAATCATCTCTCATGATTAGAACTGCTGTTTAGCTTGTGATTGGAAGAGATTGATAAAGATACTAAAAGATTTATGCCtcgttttttaatgtttatcaaATGGAATTATTGGATTTGTATTTCTATTTGTTCACCTTCTACACGCCAGCATTGCTTTCCCCTTTTCTGTTCTCtgctctcctctcctctccagTTACAAATGTTAAGTTCAGCCACTGTGCAATTCATTGCTTACCAACCTATTGTGTAATGCAGATTGGATTTGTAAATTCCCTGGCTTTTGCAAAATCTGGAAAATTCCTTGTCGCTGGGGTTGGACAGGTAATTTGTTTGCATTCGGAGAAGGAAAATAGACTAAAGAtcgttcttttttttagaattttttttttaccatgtttATGATGTTTGATTATACAATCTTGTAACATTTCAAGTTACTTTTGCTTCAGGAACCTCGCCTAGGAAGATGGGGACACAATTCTGCCGCTCGAAATGGAGTTGCAATTCAGCGGTTGAAGCTTTTGTAGGGTAGAAAAAGGATTTGATCCATTTCCATAATGATTATTTGAGAAAGTGAATGAATATTCCTGTTCTtgtaactcaattttgttgaaatttaatGGTTCATACCCTGCAAGTGAATTCtctcctttaaattttctcGGATGATATTTTCATTTTGAAGGAAATGAGGCAATACGAGCAATGATTTTGCAAacaattgttatatataatacCTGTTTGAAGTGCTTCTGTTAAATAGCTTGAATTTATTTTGCAGAAATAACTTGTCTGAAAAATATtctaacaagaaaagaaatttccAAGAAATTTAGTTAGTTTTCAGTAGTTTTCTACGTAGATAACAATAAGAAGAAgattattttctgatttttgGTGTTGAAAAAGGTCCATCCTTGTTGTAATTAATGGTGCTTCTCAAGGTTCCCTGCCTGGCTTATTAATGGGAGTTGTTTTTCCTAGTTTTGAGCTCATTTTCCTTTGGTTATAATCAACTACTCCATTGTCTGCTCGGTGCGTGGTCTTTTTCAAACTCTTCATTGATTTGCTTgtagaattttgtttttcaaaaaaaaaaaaaatccttgtgaTACAAGAAGaggaaatatttaattattaataattccCATGATTCATACTCTTAATCGAGCAAAATGGAAAAATATTCTACAGaagaatttcctttttttctctctaacttTACCTTACTAATTTATACTGCATTAAACCAGTGTAATTAGCATTTCGATTTTTATATCTTAGTAATTTATACTTACGGCAGGGGATTAGCAAAATTCAAATGATCAATGAACTTGTGCAGGGAAGTGAGATTTCAAAATTTGGGTCCCTCCTTCATTAATCCAcggtaattaaagaaaaaaaaaggtaaaattataTACACACTTCATGTCAAGAAATATGGTAAAATTTTCAGATGAAGGAAAACTATTTATATCAAGAAGCACGGGATACTGATTTGCGTAACTTCACAAATACATTTTCGTTCTTTAATAagaacaaaagcaaaaacacCATACTGGTCCAATCCACTTCATTCTTAGGGTTTCTCTTCGGTTTAATACactgttaaaaatatttttatagaaaataacacTCGAAGGCTCCATTTATAAAAGCATTGTTTAAAATACCctcttgaatttaattttttgttcccTCGTCTGTTCTAGGCTTCGCTACCTTGATATGGGGCCATTGACTGCTAACTTTTCAATAGAAATCTGTCTTAAATTAGATTTGTGGGGCATgctttcaaattattattattttttttattacatgaaTCTCTAgccaaaaacaaagaataaagattttgcaggaaaaaaaaaaccgaaaccggtcagtttttaGAATTCCTAGTAGAGGTTTTTAAGATTTGCTTTCCCGCCGCGTGTCATGCAGATTACGAAATGAACCTGCGAACCTTTTTTCAGGAAAACGATGCGGTGCAAATTCTGAATGTGCAGTAGTAATATGGATGGAAGGAAGAGGTTAGGCACACAAATAAATAGCAACAAGAACTTGATGTCATTGCTGTGAAGCCAAACTTGACAAGGTGAAGTGTCAAAACACAGTGTGCAGATAATGAGCATGCTAAAAGCCAAGATTTTAGGACAATTTGCTATGAATTAAAAAAGCTCATGCAATTCCTGTCAGGTAACAACAGTGCACCGTACTCAGATAACGGCATAAAATGCCCTGGATCAGGTGGCATCTTAGAATCTGCAGGTAAATCCACATGGTAAACTTCCATGTATGAGgcattttaaaattccaaacaGAAAGATATTCTGCATGTAAGAGTTAAAGGTTTAGCTAACCTTGATTTCAACAACTAGTAAAAAACAGGTTAAGAAGAATATTTCATTCTAGAAGCTGCCTTACCATAGTAGAATCATGCGCACAAAATAAACAGCTTGCTATATGACAGCAAAAAATGAATAGAAAACATCAGCTGTTCTTTCATTTGTCCTTCTGAAATTTCTCCACATATGCCTGCAACAAgatcagtgaataaataaatacaataacaaAATCACAAAGACAGTCTgcaaaaaatatagtaaaatgaaACGGCTTGTTGCCCCACCAGCATCATAAATTTGCACCACGAGGTCTGAGAAGCACTAGGAGAATTCAGGTAAGAAAAGAGCTCTGATTTTGTAATCAAATTCACATccctttcaaaatcaaatacaaCGCGAATAAGCACACCAGCACTCACCTGTACAAGTTTGGTCAGCTTTGGTTTTGAAACAGACAGGtattgttcaattttttcttgcGTTGTAGGAATACTTGCACTCTGCATAGTTCCAGTAACTTTGTCAACCACTTTCTTAACTATGTTCTTGTAAGCGTCTTTGCTCATTTGACCTTCCTTCCATGCAGGTTTCAGTAGATCCTTAACGAACTCCACCAGCGCAAACTTAAATGCACGATTTCCCTTTGCATCCTTATTTTTCTTGCTCTCATCAGCTTTGCCATCACCATCACTGTTCTCCAAGGGACCATTCTCTTGTGCACCCTTATCCTGCTCTTGTACTTTATTGCTTTCCTCGGACCCCACTCCATTGTTTTCCTTGTTAACTTCAGAACTCACACCTGGACCCGGCTGATTTAACTGGGAGCTCTTATCAATGAACTCTTGCTCGGAGTGAAACTTGTTAAAATCACCACCAATCAGTCCAGCAGAAAGGGATGACGGGGACAAGTTTTTGGATAGTAATTCTAGTTTCTGATCTGGAGGATTGACATGATGCTTCCCAGGCTCCACGCTGTCACATATAGGATCATATTGCTTCCGGGGTTCAACAGCTTGATTTGGCTGAATGGTCACCATAGAATCTGGTTTGGCAGTGCCCTCTGAGTTGGCAAAGGTGCCATTATGCGAATTACGAGCAGCATAAAGTTGCGGAAGTTGCTGTCCATTCGCAAGGAACTGGGCCAGAGAGACAGAAAGGCTGGTAAGCTGAGTCAAATGTTCATTACTAGCCATGTTTTGAGCCATTGGAATTCCCAAATTCACAAGTGGTGCATTTACATTCCCAATATCGGGAATGTTGATCATTTTTCTGTCCTGAACCAGTGTCTGATTTTGAGGAGCCGTCATTATCCCTCCTCTTGGAGGGTTGGTCAGGATTGCTTCTTGAATTTGTCCAGCATTCAAGTTTGGAATAGGTGAAGCAATTGAACTCAGGCCATTTTTATTGAAGCTTTGTGTTGCAAGAGCATTCGTTGAAATGTTAATGTAAGAACCGGCAGTTTTTCCAGTCACGCCATCATCATGTGGCAAAGCACTACCACCAATCTCCTTTAAATTGTATCCCTGTTGAATGGAAGATGTTTCATTTGAAATTGGTGGCATGATTGCAGGGGTATCACGTGCCCGGCCTGAAACATCTTGAAGTTCACAACTGGATAAAGAAGCATGCTCTCCTTTGTTGATATGGTTGGAAGGTTGCAGCCTGTAGTTCCAATCAGGAGACATTTCCATATCACCAAGCCAATTCTCAGGAGCTCTCTGTTCAGATACGTTAGAGTTATCACCAGCATTTTCTGTCTTCAATGGGAGGGCTTCCTTTTTGTCGATCTCAACCACTTCATTAGTTGGGGGATTATTGTGAGTCTTGTTCTCGACCAAATTATGGCCCCATCCATCCTCCATACACCGTACAGAGAGCCTCAGTTCAGGTGCatccaatttttcatttttattttcactcaaTTTTGCTGCATCTGAAGTATGACTCTCACTCCATTTTGGATCATTCCATGATTTTTCCACATCATCTGAGTTTTGGCTTGGTGGCCACCTACCATCTCGTGATCTTTTTTCAGGACTTGGTGTCTGATCATTATGAGAAAACCTGCAATATTTTCCATTCCGGCAATTACCTGCAGCAAAAAATTTGCAGGGAATATCAGCTGCTCTGCGGGTTTCACGCTCAGCACGTCTCTCTGGAGATGCATATCTATGCCTTCGGTCATTATCTCTTTCTCTAATACCATCATTTGCGGACCCCCTACTAGATGGATCAGAAGCACCATGATGAGCATACCTGCAGGATTCACCCCTTCTACAGCTTCCTTTTAGAAACTCATTACAGCAATCAGCAGATCTTCCACTCCCCATTGGGTACTGCTTAGAATCATGGGAGATAGGATATTTTGAAGCTGCAGCTTTCCTGGGTCTTCTTTCCCAGTCATCCTCACACGTCTCAGTATCTTGGTGAAGAAACGGGCAATGACTGCCTCTCCTGCATCTCCCAGCAACAAAATCCTTACATAATTGAGCTGATACACCTGATATGCTTCTAGTTCTTTCATGCGCTCCTGATTCTCGCCCAAAGCCATGGACTGGGCTCCGGCTCCGGCTACGGCTCCGGCTCTGGCTCCTGATTTTGCAAACAAATCAGGGACAAGACAAGTCAAACAATGCCAACCAGCTTAATCAACTTTGACAGTAAAAAACCAAGGAGACCAATAGAAATGTTGTGTGCAGAGTTGATTGAGGTAAAGCAGTTTCTAACAGGTAACGAACTCGTTACATATTGTGAAGAGCACCTGGTACATGAAAAGCATGAAACAGAAACACCAAAACACATAAACTAACAAGAAAATTTGCAGTAACTAGAAGAAATCCAAATTTTCAAGCAGCCAGTATAGCATTGCATGTCCAGTAAAAGAGTCTACAGAACTTTAAGCATGTGATTCTTGACTCTTTCGTGATATAGAAGTTATTTGAAGACTATCATTACTATTGCATCATATGCAGGTTCCATTGCGGCTAGGCACCAGATAGATATAGCAAGAGTTGACTGAAAAACAGGACAATGACAAGAATGCAAATAGCTGTATCAGAAAGGGTGCTGAGCAGATAATCAAACcttcttgttcttttatattCATTCTTGGGAGAGTTTCGAAAACTTTTCTGTCTCCATTCATCGAGACCAGGAGACATTCTAGTTCCATAACTCTCATCTTCATAAGTGGCTTTCAAAGTTCTGCTACGGtcttcatcaatattatcatcCCTACGAGAGCTTCTTCTTCCAGGCAACGGTTCCATTGCTGACCACTTGGAGCGAGTGCCACCAGCAGCTTCAGGTGGGAGCCAATCACGTCGTGATTCTTTGTCACGAAAAGATATTCCTGCTTTCCC
This window contains:
- the LOC133672679 gene encoding U3 snoRNP-associated protein-like EMB2271 is translated as MKNKNPRKMGGPPGKNKRGSSKFSMNRDPFFSNSKRRKKDEDEVIESEEEELDGGMLNGGGESGEEEEEEEELEPEETAEEKRQRIAKELVDNLRKRERELEDEEDEEGERVFEKEGERDSFVAKKLMQQQLEDSGRLRRAIASRIQKPESVNGFEILVKHRQSVTAICLSDDDSKGFSASKDGTILHWDVDSGKAERYQWPNEEILRSHGSKNPEGRATKHSRNVLALSVSTDGRYLASGGLDRHVHLWDTRTREHIQAFPGHKGPVSCLTFRQGSSELFSGSFDRSIKIWNVEDRAYMNTLFGHQSEVLAIDCLWQERVLAVGRDRSMQLFKVHDESRLIFRSSTSSLECCCFVDNSEFLSGSDDGNIALWGVQKKKPVYIVKNAHALLNDVNNGELKDRGRNYNGHIASSWVSSVGVCRGSDLAASGAGNGYVHLWAIEGAGKGIRPLYDLPLIGFVNSLAFAKSGKFLVAGVGQEPRLGRWGHNSAARNGVAIQRLKLL
- the LOC133673039 gene encoding zinc finger CCCH domain-containing protein 38-like codes for the protein MKEGGAASVRMSGSGRKRSSKWDLKEGSRMSFEDVEDNTWPGKAGISFRDKESRRDWLPPEAAGGTRSKWSAMEPLPGRRSSRRDDNIDEDRSRTLKATYEDESYGTRMSPGLDEWRQKSFRNSPKNEYKRTRRSQSRSRSRSRSPVHGFGRESGAHERTRSISGVSAQLCKDFVAGRCRRGSHCPFLHQDTETCEDDWERRPRKAAASKYPISHDSKQYPMGSGRSADCCNEFLKGSCRRGESCRYAHHGASDPSSRGSANDGIRERDNDRRHRYASPERRAERETRRAADIPCKFFAAGNCRNGKYCRFSHNDQTPSPEKRSRDGRWPPSQNSDDVEKSWNDPKWSESHTSDAAKLSENKNEKLDAPELRLSVRCMEDGWGHNLVENKTHNNPPTNEVVEIDKKEALPLKTENAGDNSNVSEQRAPENWLGDMEMSPDWNYRLQPSNHINKGEHASLSSCELQDVSGRARDTPAIMPPISNETSSIQQGYNLKEIGGSALPHDDGVTGKTAGSYINISTNALATQSFNKNGLSSIASPIPNLNAGQIQEAILTNPPRGGIMTAPQNQTLVQDRKMINIPDIGNVNAPLVNLGIPMAQNMASNEHLTQLTSLSVSLAQFLANGQQLPQLYAARNSHNGTFANSEGTAKPDSMVTIQPNQAVEPRKQYDPICDSVEPGKHHVNPPDQKLELLSKNLSPSSLSAGLIGGDFNKFHSEQEFIDKSSQLNQPGPGVSSEVNKENNGVGSEESNKVQEQDKGAQENGPLENSDGDGKADESKKNKDAKGNRAFKFALVEFVKDLLKPAWKEGQMSKDAYKNIVKKVVDKVTGTMQSASIPTTQEKIEQYLSVSKPKLTKLVQAYVEKFQKDK